Proteins encoded in a region of the Paenibacillus pedocola genome:
- a CDS encoding COX15/CtaA family protein codes for MTTTHLKWLSYITCLIMFLALFGGAVVTKTGSGLECGNEWPLCHGKLIPAYTIGSLIEYTHRLFSGLAGLLSLASVYAFWRYGRKQKDLLVYALLTLLFVVVQGGMGALAVIKSQSAAVMALHMGFSLIAFASALMLALGTKRSFEPGGEKDSREPAVSRGFRNLTWVTALYSYIVVYIGAYVSHTDSQGGCSGWPLCNGEWVPELSGGVGIVFMHRIAAALLFLLVAVLGHLAFWRYKGLAELRALGVSAVTLCLLQVLSGAAVVHTLYNERLYIFAALAHILLIAGLFGVLCYMSVRVWQLSKLKK; via the coding sequence TTGACGACAACACATTTGAAATGGCTCAGCTACATAACCTGCCTCATTATGTTCCTCGCCTTGTTCGGAGGCGCCGTAGTAACCAAGACTGGCTCAGGGCTGGAATGCGGAAATGAATGGCCGCTATGCCACGGTAAACTGATTCCGGCTTATACAATCGGCTCGCTGATTGAATACACCCATCGTCTGTTCAGCGGACTGGCGGGTCTATTGTCACTGGCCTCCGTGTATGCCTTCTGGCGTTATGGACGGAAGCAGAAGGATTTATTGGTCTATGCCTTGTTAACGCTCCTGTTCGTCGTTGTGCAGGGCGGAATGGGAGCGCTTGCGGTAATCAAATCCCAGTCTGCTGCGGTAATGGCGCTGCATATGGGCTTCTCCCTGATTGCGTTTGCAAGCGCATTAATGCTGGCTCTGGGTACGAAACGAAGTTTTGAACCGGGGGGAGAAAAGGATAGCCGAGAGCCGGCAGTCAGCCGGGGCTTCCGCAACTTAACATGGGTAACTGCGTTATATTCTTATATCGTTGTCTATATCGGGGCTTATGTGAGTCACACAGATTCACAGGGAGGCTGCTCCGGCTGGCCGCTCTGCAACGGGGAATGGGTTCCCGAGCTTTCAGGCGGCGTAGGCATCGTGTTTATGCACCGGATCGCTGCGGCACTGCTGTTTCTTCTGGTGGCTGTACTAGGCCACTTGGCGTTCTGGAGGTACAAGGGACTGGCTGAGCTGAGAGCGCTTGGCGTTAGTGCCGTTACGCTCTGCCTGCTGCAGGTATTGAGCGGTGCGGCTGTGGTTCATACGCTGTATAACGAGAGATTGTACATATTTGCCGCATTGGCCCACATCCTGCTGATTGCCGGATTGTTTGGTGTACTTTGCTACATGAGTGTACGTGTATGGCAGCTTAGTAAATTGAAGAAGTAA
- a CDS encoding thioredoxin family protein: MDKISSPAEFQVAIQSPRLTVAVFKADWCSDCKFIDPFMPEVEQKYEDRLTLVEVDVDAVGDVSQEQNILGIPSFVAYSDGRELVRFVNKLRKSREEIENFLNRALEVYLSIHK, from the coding sequence ATGGATAAAATCTCTTCCCCTGCGGAATTTCAGGTGGCGATTCAATCGCCCCGCTTAACAGTTGCCGTGTTCAAAGCCGACTGGTGCTCCGATTGCAAATTTATCGACCCGTTTATGCCGGAAGTAGAACAGAAGTATGAAGACCGCCTCACGCTGGTTGAAGTCGACGTAGATGCAGTCGGTGATGTCAGCCAGGAACAGAATATCCTGGGCATTCCAAGCTTTGTCGCTTACAGCGATGGCCGGGAACTTGTGCGCTTCGTTAACAAGCTGCGCAAATCCCGTGAGGAAATCGAGAATTTCCTGAACAGAGCCCTCGAGGTTTATCTGAGCATCCACAAGTAA